The genome window GCAAGATGGGAGAAGAACACATCGGAAACCTCAACGGGCGTGCGTTTTCCACCGCGGGCCCTGCTCCAGCCACCTTTGCAAGCTGCGGTGCCCGCGTCCTGCTGCCCGGAACGGCAAGGAGGTCCCCGACGTCCCCGCAGCGGGCACAGCGCTCGTCCCCGGCGCCGGCGGCGCCCTCCTAGGCCCGCCCACCGGATCCTCAGGGACCTCCCTCCGCAGGAGGCGCTGTCAAGGTGAGGACACAGCAGAGCCCAGCCAGTTCCCCAAGGTGACCTTATATCCAGCTCAGCCACCGGCTACCACTCCAGATTCAGCGTTACGGCCCCTTTCTGCGCACCTTATGTCCCCTGTGCTCCTTATGTCCCACATTTAAAATGACAAACGCATACGTAAATACTATACTAAGAAACCATTTGTTTGAAAAGCGTGATTGTAACATCCAAGAGGGAAAGCAGAAATAACCTAGATACAATTAAAATTCCCATAGCATAGCGCTTTGGGGGAGATTTGGGGATGGACACACGCCAGGCCACCACCCCACCTCCCCAATGTAACGCTCCTGTTCATGCAAAGTGCCTGTTATTATCACCTCTGCTGtaaaacactctctctctcaacttACAATTATCACCCCTTTCATCTTTGCTGTGGGTTTTCTCTTTGATCCAGAGTTATGTGTGACTTGTCCCGGTGACTGCCTGCAGACTCTTCAGCTGATATTTCTGCCAcacttttttaatcttttccaaATACTGTTCCTTCTCCTGCTCACTTTTTCTTGTTGGGAGAAATATCCAGGCTgcatttgaaaccagtttattTTAAACACTAACACTTATGAGAAGACAGcgtggtcttttaaaaatttaatggatAAAGCAATGCCTTGCATAGGTTTTCCTTAAACCAGGaagagaagagcagagagggcgagagaggagatggggagagagggagggaagaaatggGAGGGCGGGcggagagagatggggaaagaaCTTGTTTCTTGTCAGGCCACATAGGAGTAAAAGCAGAAACCCAGCTCCCTTCCTCCACAATTTGTGGACCAGCTATGTAAATTGCAGGTcctagaacaaaatgaaaatgaggggccctttgttcaaaattattaagaatttcaagtgatgaacagcagagcattaaaccaagcacaaCCCCTTCTGAATACAGGGCCTTTTGACTGCACCGCACTAGTCCCGCCCCTGTGAAGCCAGCCCTGCGTCCTATCATAAATCAGAACAGCAGCCTTGCTGTGCTAGCTGCCACTGTGGACATGGTCAGCCCCTGCTAAGGTAACCAATTTGTCCTGGTTTGCCCAAGACTATCCCAGATTTAACCTGTGAAAAATCTCAAGTCCGAGGTATCCCCTTAGTCCCTGGCAAATTGGGACAGTTGGGCACCACTGTCTTCTGTGTAGACCAATCCTTGTGACAAAACTGTCCTCTGATTTTTCTACTGGTCTTAATCTCTTCATCTCAGAACCAGCAGTGATTTAGGCCAAATCTGTTTTGATTATTTCATGGTTGTGCACTGGCATTTAAATAATCTCCCAGGTGATTCTCCCAAGTTTCTCCACTCTGTCTCCCCAAATGCTATCTGTGGGTTTCACGTGTCTCCTCCATCAGGTCCTGCTTCACCTTGGGCCCCCCCTCACTGTGCTGCTGGTCACCTCCTGGCCCCCCACACATGTATTCCTCTCATAGGATCCAGCTTCTCTTTATGGGACCTGAGGGAAAGGAATCCAAGAGAGCACTTGACTGCccagtctttctgtctctccaagATCTCTACACCTGGCTATCAAGACTGACTTTCTTTTACTGAAGGACTGGGGacattttaaaagggaaacacaagtaagaagaaaaaaatgttaagttttgGGAGTCATCTGCTCATAGACTATAATGGAAATTGAGGTCTAAGATTTGGGGGATGTCAACAATTAAAAGCTCCATAGCAACAGAAGAGAaccaagatggtgaaatagatggcccccagcatcactctctcccacaatcgaccaactcacaactattaaaaagaaaagacagcaaAGCTGGgaccgctagagctcaggggaaaaggaggagagacccatggagtgcatgaaggcgggagatgacacgatgagagaaagaaaggactgctctgactgttttgaaccctggctgcttccaggctgaggctgctgagcacatggagcaggagctggcaaaagctgctgctgtgcccttcatatgaagttgcttggaggctgcagggaagaagagggacttggtggcccccagtccAGCATGACCACTgacaggattcctgtggacccacataggagtgaggggccacagacaacagaaaaaaaggagccactcagaggccagagaATCACTGCAAGGGACAGGAACATGGCCCGTCCTaagggaagtgtttggagagcaggaggtgggggagatgcaCCACCAGGGaaacattgggacacagcatggacagctgatctgccctccaatcaccACACGCCCACTCAGTGGGCCTGGTCAGGAATACACatctgcaggggtgcagtttgctgaaaagactcaggcccagaccagtttccacacaacgcaggtgtaccagatctcacaagacccagaagtacatacaaggtcaacaactaaaacctgagttgcacaaaaagccttccccagagaatcagaagTGAAGCAGctatttagctcaaccacaaggctCAAATGCTAGTTCCtacaggaagatcccccattttagaCGTAACCAAAAgatagcaaattagttccagtacagagtttaagtggtgggaacagtgaataatccaacacagaactgaaagaaaaaacaaaatacccacagatcagagacaaagttccgATATTAACCTGTAAagaaaggtctaacaccaccaaggaaacctataaaacctagaagagccaCACCCCACCAATACCCACATCCAGTCCAGTGACAACCAAGTCTCTGCAGAAGCCCTCCAGGGTCCTGAGCTGAGATGtggggtgctgagggcctcagccacatgcccccaccctccacaaccaggccagcaaaggagccagctGTGGGCCAGCCGTGCTCCACAATCCCCAATCAGTCCCCCTCctactgctccacaacatcttagaatgtaaaaaaaataataataattaattttttaaaaagctacatagCAATGATCTGCTGATCAAAGAAACTGTGAAGGATTATCCAGAGAGGTTACAGGAAACCCACAGGAGAATGGACTCCTAGAAGCCAAAAAATAGAGGATGGAATTTATCAGCGACTGACCTGCCCACTCCACTCTTTTGTCAAGTGACCCTTGCCTGTTATAACTTACTCTGGTGACTTCTTCTTTCCCTCAGTCATGAAATACACAGAACAGTAACTATGATACTTCAAATTTCATGTGAAGCTCAAGCTATTACCTTTTGATATGAGTAGGTATTCAGATTTCTCTATAACAAAACAGAGGCTCATAAAGGCTAGCAGTCTATGAACTGCTCAAAAGATAGAGCGCCTCATATCTCACAAATACTAAATCAAAAAGGTCTGTGTGCTAAGATGCCCTGGGTCATTGCAGTGAATCAAATGGGCCCTGAAGAAGGTCTTAAATATTTGTGAGAAACAAGGCGACATCTGTCAGGCACTGTACAAACTCTCTCACTAAGTTATTTGGACCTAACTACTTAATAACCTgaaatgttatgtatatttttggGGCTAGGGCCCATGAATAAATTACTGAGTGACTATAGCCATGAACTGAGAAAGTTTGGTTGAAAGAGGTAAATGATTGACCCCAGCAGACCAATCACTCTCTCTGTTCCTCCTACTTGCCATCACTGCAGCTGTCAGCCTAAAAATATGACACTCCAAGAACacagatattttttccttattacagCTCTAAGGGAATTATTCCTGTTTAGAAATTATAAACAACCTATGGGTTCAGTGAAATTAGGATTTACAATAGAAGCAATCTAGATAGCatactaaattaaaatatttcatttcaaacccatgacaaatatgaaaaaatctaatttatattaagaatattttcaggttttatttcctttgctttcatCCAAGCACTTCGGGgtttttaaaacaagcaaacaaataaaaccatgaGGTTAAAATCATAGGCTTGTCCTGTTCGTGTCAATTAAATTTGATCAATTCTACGGCCAAAGAGCAAATTTCTAATTCCAGTTTTATACCTGTACTTGTCAGAATAGTCTTGGTTATGTTTCAGTGTGTTCCAAAAAGGCAAACTCTAAAATATCAGTGACTTAACTCAAAAAAGCTTTCTTCCTCACTTACATAGTCTGATGTGGTCTAGATGTCTCTTCCACTGTGTACCTACATCAGCTGAAACACCTGGTCTCCAAGATCCTGAGTCAGGGAAAGGAGGAGATGCTGGAAACATAGTAGCTCTTAATTGCCCCAGCCCAGAAATAACACAGGTTACTGCCACTCACagcccattggccagaacttgaCACATGGCCACAAACTCTCTGCATGGGATGCTGGGAAACATAGAGAACATGAAGATTTGGTGAATGTTGTCTCTGCCACAATCCACTTGGTTATAGTGACATCAAGTGAAGATATGAATTTAGTAATTCACTTATTcacttattgaaaaatattttcgaGGACCTATTATGTGTCGGGTATTGTGATTACATTATAGTAAGGAATGACAGACAATTAACAAGCTTGCAAAGGCCAGACCTCCTTCTCCGCCGAGAGTCGTCGTGGTTTCCTGCTTCAACAGCGCTTGGACGGCACCCGGCGCTCGTCACCCACCCCGGCCGGCCGCTCAGAGCCAGCCCTCCGCCACCTCTTCACAGCGCCCTCGGATCGCCCCAAGGGCCCCGCCGCCGCTCCAGCGCcgcgcagccgccgccgccgccgccgccgccgccgccgccgccgccgccgccccgtcCTCTTCTCAGCCGCCGCCATGACGACCGTGACCGCCTCGCAGGTGCGCCAGAACTACCACCACGACTCGGAGGCCGCCATCAACCGCCAGATCAACATGGAGCTGTACGCCTCCTACGTCTACCTGTCCATGTCTTTCTACTTTGACCGCGATGATGTGGCTTTGAAGAACTTTTCCAAATACTTTCTTCACCAGTCTCATGAGGAGAGGGAACATGCTGAGAAACTGATGAAGCTGCAAAACCAACGAGGTGGCCAAATCTTCCTTCAGGATATCAAGACACCAGACTATGACGACTGGGAGAGCGGCCTGAATGCAATGGAGTGTGCGTTACACTTGGAAAAAAGCGTGAATCAGTTGCTACTGGAG of Cynocephalus volans isolate mCynVol1 chromosome 4, mCynVol1.pri, whole genome shotgun sequence contains these proteins:
- the LOC134375451 gene encoding ferritin heavy chain-like, with translation MTTVTASQVRQNYHHDSEAAINRQINMELYASYVYLSMSFYFDRDDVALKNFSKYFLHQSHEEREHAEKLMKLQNQRGGQIFLQDIKTPDYDDWESGLNAMECALHLEKSVNQLLLELHKLATEKNDPHLCDFIETHYLHEQVKSIKELGDHVTNLRKMGAPESGMAEYLFDKHTLGESDKES